The genomic region GTTTGGGGGAACATCTGACCCCAGTGCCACAGCCTGCCTGCCCGGGGTGCACTGCTTCGACATCGGTGAGAGAACAGACAAACACGTCAACATCCGACACATTTCATGGTTAACGTTGAGGAGTGGGTTAGGGTCTGGACATCCGTTATCTGTAGTCTGTTTCTGTCACCTGCAGTCTGTTCTACAGTGAAACATGTTACCTGTACCATGGTGTGGATTTCAACATGTCATCTGAAATCTGGAGTGGATTCTCACATGGTGTTGTTTCTGTCCCAGTGTCGCTCACATGGGAGGAGCTAGCGACGGGGGGCGTGGCACTCAGAACACTGGGACACAGCTCTGTTGCCGTGGGTGACAGCATCTACGTGTACGGAGGGACCGTGGAGGGGGTGGCCTCGGACGACCTCATGGTTTTCAACACAGGTCagtctctgcctgtctgccgatgtatctgtctgtcactcttTGGGTCTGAGTATGATGTCATCTCCTGCCCTCAGTGTCTTGTGCGTGGACACCAGTGAAGACCAGTGGGAGCCAGCCTTCTGCACGGTAACGCTCTCCTCTCTACAGCTCCTCCTGTTAtacagctcctctcctcctctcgtcaCCTCCGCCTTCTGTACTAGCCTCCTctcatcttctcctctcctatcctctcctctcctcctctcctcctccccctctatcctcctcctctcctcctcctgtactcctcctctcctcctctcctctctcctcccctcctctctcctcttctctcctcctctctcctcccctcctctctcctcttctctcctcctctcttctcccctcctcttctctctcctcctctctcctcccctcctctcctctcctctcctctcctctcctctcctctcctcccctcccctcccctcctcttctttcctcctctcctctctcctctcctctcctcctcttctctctcctctcctctctcctcctcctctcctcctctctcctccctcctctcctctcctctctcctcttctctcctcctctctcctctctccctctcctctcctcctctctcctgtgtgtgtccaggttcGGTCCGAGCTGTGCTGTGGTGGGTGAGCAGATCTTTTATGTTCGGAGGtcgtggggaggagggggagttctACAGAGACCTCCACGTTCttcacacaggtgcacacacacacacaacacacacacacacacacacacacacacacacacacacacacacacacacacacacacacacacacacacacaccacacacacaccacacacacacacacacacacacacacacacaggtagacaaacccacacacaaacaggtagaaACCAGACAGGTAGACTCACAGGTAGACATCcagacggacggatggacagtGTGCTGCCTGGTTTTCTAGAGAAGCTGGTGTGGGAGCGATTTCAGTTGAAAGGAGAATCACCAGCCCCCTGCACAGAGCAGACCCTGACAGCACACCAcgacaaggtacacacacacacaacacacactcacacacacaaacacacacacacacacacacacacacacacacacacacacacacacacacacacacacacacacacacacacacacacacacacacaacacaccatgacaaggtgcacacacacacacacacacacacacacacacacacacacacacacacacacacacacacacacacatacacactcgatTGTAATAGCGTAATTATGTCCACCTTTGTGTATTTCTGTGAAGTTAGGTGTTTAGTCATTATGtacagtgttttgtgtgtgtaatcattatttgtgtgcgtgtgtgtgtgtgtgtgtgtgtgtgtgtgtgtgtgtgtgtgtgtgtgtgtgtgtgtgtgtgtgtgtgtgtgtgtgtgtgtgtgtgtgtgtgtgtgtgtgcaggacctCTATCTATTTGGCGGCCTGACAACGGAGGGAGATGTACACGTCTCAGTAAATGAAATATATAAGCTGAGTATAAGTGAGTTTTAAGTCAGTCTGTCCCTCCGTGTTTCTACTTGTCTGGCTGTTagtctatgaaggtattattgtagcaaaagtctttagcacctgtaactgtcgtaaaagtcgtaaatatttattttgcatgtgtactctaaagtcacaaatgtgtaacagtacatttgaagtcgtaaatattttttctaccattgtaaacactaaatagggtctacgagttcacaagtctcttacaggtgcacaaatcctatcctgtgcatcacaacttcaaagagtcatgcaattgacacttttgctacaatcattgcagcgcagttggtgcaaaacacattcgcaaacccctgtttcataatctgagaacatgcccaagttgtgtgcattcgtaaacccaaatgtgaactaatgcatcagaaattgcacatctgtgaaaatgtcctcacaaaacaaaatgatatGGAACGCTATGTTGATTCAGCATTTCAATGAGTGAGCCCATGTCCATCGTTACAACTGCTCGCATCTGCTCCTgtaagtctcagctgtgggtatttttgcaggtagttttgcaacacgtctaggtgatacatgtgtagcaaaagtgacTTGTATCCGTATGAGGCAGAGCGTCCGTGGGGGGGACAAAATTGCAGCAGtaaccaatgaaagtcgccggcagggggtgcatttttcaaactacactgggACCATCCAAGCGGACCATTAGAATACATTGAAGGACacttgcggcatgttaatgGAATGGAGCTGAGACTCGTAgcagcagattcgagcagttgtaacgatggacttgtgctcgctcattgAAATGCTCATTGAACATAGCGATCTATATAATTTCATTTGTAAGGAAATCTTTcaacagatgtgcaacttctgatgcattagttcacatATGGGTTTACAAATGcacaatattttttttgcatgttctcagattatgaaacacgggtgtgtgaatgtgttttgcaccaactgcgctgcaatgattgtagcaaaagtgtcaagtgcatgactctttgaagttgtgatgcacaggataggatttgtgcacctgtaacacagacttgtgaactcgtagaccctatttagtgtttacaatggtagaaaaaaatatgtacGACATcagatgtactgttacacatttgtgactttagagtacacatgctaaataaatatttacgacttcaaatttcaTGTCATTATCCGTCTGCCCACcgatctgtctgtctacctgtctgtctatgtatctgtctgtcattctatatatctgtctgtctaccagtctgtctacctatctgtctgtctacctgtctgtctatatatctgtctgtcattctatatatctgtctgtctacctatttgtctgtctgtcattacctgtctgcctgtctaccaGCCTGCGTCACTaactgtctgtctacctgtcattacctgtctgcctgtctaccattcttctacctgtctgtctacctgtctgtctctctacctgtctgtctgtctacctgtctgtctcactacctgtctgtctgtctacctgtctgtctgtctaccctgtctgtctgtctacctgtctgtctctctgcctgtctgtctcactacctgtctgtctgtctgtctacctgtctgtctgactaactgtctgtctacctgtctgtctgcagtaaACTGAAGTGGAAGGTCCCTCTCTATGTGGGAATCCCCCCGGCCCGTCGCCATGGACACACAGCCTTCGTCCTCCACAGCCAGTGAATATGACCCCAATATGTACACATCGTCATGTGATGAGGCCTGTGTGCTGAGGAGAGTATAACAGCACCAGGACTTTAACATCCATGACCATTACAGGTGTTGACGGTCTTAAGCCTTAAACTCATTGGAATCACACATGGCACCAAAGTGAAGCCAACAGACTTTTGCTTTACTTGACATGAACATGAAACAAAGTAGCTGGCCTGCGTTCATGTTTAGAGCCACACAGCAGAGCAGTGAGCAGTGCCGGAAAATTTTTGCTGTCTTTGTTATCTGTTTGCATGGCAAACAGTGCAGTCCCAGTCGAGTCGTGGGACTATTTGTGTGTATGGAGttagataaataataaataaacagaatAAATTACTTTAAATACTTATGACTGGTGCTTGAAAAACGATTGTATCAAAGCGATCTCACAATGGCATGCTGGGATTACCTTTGGTCTCAAGCTGGTATTCAGTACAAAAGCACTCCCTAACACTCATGTGATATTGCTTGaattatctatatatctataaatatataaagcagTATTGCCATGTTTCATTGACAGCTGTACATATTCGGAGGAaagaacgaggaggaggagttcaaTGATCTGAAGGTGATGAAGCTCATCAACCCCTCAGAGCGACAGCCAGGTAGGCCAACGTGTAGGGCTGTTGGTTTCACCATGGCGTTACCGTAGTGATTGTGTTGCCATAGTGATAGTGTTACTATAGTGATATTACTCTAACCGTAGCGCTCTTTGTACCGTAGTGATGGTGTTACCATAGTGATGGTCCTGCCATAGTGATCTTATTGTTACCATAGCAAAGCAGTTAGTACAGGGATGGTGTTATCATAGGAAAGGTGTTACCATAGCGATGTTGCTGGAGGGATGATGTATGACGATGGTGTTACCATAGTGATAACCCGTTGTATTTCTCTGTAGTCATGAAGGAGATTCTGTCGGAGTTTGGTCTGCAAGGAGTCAACCACAGGTAATTGATTCACCCCAATGCCTGTGCAGATATATAGTAGCAAAATCATATGCTTTAACATATTAGTTCATACATATACTAGCATACCAAACACATACCACACTAATAGTGTCCCTCTGAATACACTAAGAGTACCACAActcatccctaaccctaaccctaaccacaaaCATAGAATACCAGCATAGAAAACACACTTTCTCACAAACATTTATGGTGTAACTCTGTTAATAATGTCCTATTACTATATATTCAAGTATGTATTATGGATCTCAGTTATAATAACAAACTATTAATACATATTGATAGGTATATGTgcaatacacacaatacatgtgAATGTATTGTGTGCATTGTATTGAATATGTATCATATTGTAAAACAATTTCAAGTTTCAGAATGATGTCACTTAAATGTATTAAAACATGAATGTGGTTTTAAACTACTAGCTTCACTCCGACCTAAGGCTACCAAACATTAAGTACCAACTCAGACACCCGCCTCCATCGCCCCCCGCAACCAGGGGCCACCCAGCAACACAGGTGTTCCTCTGACCAACATACCACTTCCTGTACTGGAAACAAACTTCCTGTCGGCATGTATACTTTATATATGTTGCGTTACTCCTTTTCTACATCCATTCCTTAATGCTCCATTGTGTTATTCATACTTCTGTTCCAATTATCTGAAGGGATATCGGTTTCCCGTAGAACTGATTAGTTGCAGTAGCAGTCGCAGAATTACtaaaatgttgtttttcaagtttcGGAATAGTGCTACAAACCAAGACATCCTTGTGATTAGCCTAGCATGCTACCGTCGAGATAAAGGTGTATAGTTAGCCTAGCAAGCTACCCTTAAGATAAGATCTATAGCTAACCTAGCATGCTATCCTTAAAATAATGCAGTTAACCTAGCATGCTATCCTTAAGTTAGGGTGAATTAACCTAGCATGCTATCCTTAAGGTTAGGGTGAAGTTAACCTAGAATGCTATCCTGCTATCCATGCTATCCTTAAGGTGAGGGTGTATCGTGACTTTGGAGCAGTGAGGGACCAGGCCATGGATATGATCCACAAGGCCTTCTCTCTGCTGGACCAGGAGTTCCAGAAGCTGGACAGGTGAGGCAGAGGACGACAGATCACATTGATTGGCTGTTTGATTAAAGACACTCTGGCAACCTCGGTTTCCTTTGTGACAGCATCCACATCAGAACAGTGGCATGTATTGAGTGTAGTTCGGTTACCGGGGGGAATTAGTGGTCGTAGTTGGTTGCTTGGTTACAGGGGGAGCTAATGATTGTAGTTTGGATGCTTGGTTACAGGGGGAGTTAGTGATTTTAGTTTAGTTGCTTGGTTACAGGGGGAGTGAGTGATTGTAGTTTGGTTGCCTGGTTACAGGGGGAGTTAGTGTTGTAGTTTGCTTGCCTGGTTACAGGGGGAGTTAGTGATTGTAGTTTGGTTGCCTGGTTACAGGGGGAGTTAGTGATTGTAGTTTGGTTGCCTGGTTACAGGGGGAGTTAGTGATTGTAGTTTGCTTGCCTGGTCACAGGGGGAAGTTAGAGTTGGCCCAGGCTGCTACTGCCCTgcagactgagagagaagaGCTACGAACACAGAGACAGCAACAAGAACAggtatagataaatatattgtATCATTTTTACATTATTAAACACTGTATTAATCCAatgtcaatatgtgtgtgtgtgtgtgtgtgtgtgtgtgtgtgtgtgtgtgtgtgtgtgtgtgtgtgtgtgtctgtgtgcgtgtaggaGCTGGAGGACATGCTAGACAGACATCGTAGTCAGAATGAGTCGTGGCTGAAGGCCAGAGCGTTGGAGAACGACCGAGAGAAGAAGGAACTCTACATACTGAGGGTACCTCCTCAGTTTAGACATCATCGTCTATATCACTCTTAACATATATCACTCTATATACAATAATCTTtactttatataaatataatatacacCTGTATGTCAGTTTATACATCATCCTTCTATATCACtctttacatctctctctctctctctctctctctctctctctctctctctctctctctctctctctctctctctctctctctctctctctctctctctctctctctctctctctatctgcatatgtatatgtatatatatatatatatatatatctatattatatatatatatatatatatatatatatacatatatatattcctgTATATAACTatacatcatcattctatttccCTCTAAATCCATCActcaatatatataaatcattctttcactctctctctctatatatatttcACTATCACTCTATATATGCTTCACTCTATACAACATCACTTTATATATTGCTTATATCTCGTTTGTCATTCTGTGTATTTGTCACAATATAATATgaggtcattgtgtgtgttgccaTAGGAGGAGGTGTTAATATAATATTGGAGGTGTTCATATAATACAGGAGGAGGTGTTAATATAATATAGGAggatgtttatgtgtgggttGATAGACGAGGTGACAACATAATATAGCAGgaggtgtttatgtgtgtattgcTACAGGAGGAGGTGTACATATAAAATAGGaggggtgtttatgtgtgtttgctaCAGGAGGAGGTGTTAATATAATATACGAGCCGGTATTAATCTAATATaggagtgtttatgtgtgttgctACAGGAGGAGGGTTAATATAATATACGAGCGGTATTAATCTAATATaggagtgtttatgtgtgtgttgctacaGGAGGAGGTGTTAATATAATATACGAGCCGGTATTAATCTAATATAGgaggtgtttatgtgtgttttgctACAGGAGGAGGTGTTAATATAATATACGAGGTGGTATTAATCTAATATAGGAGgaggtgtttatgtgtgtgttgctacaggaggaggtgttgcaggagcaggagcagctgaaggaggagcagggcaACATCCAGAAACGCAGCCAGCACCTCCTATCCATCATGCAACAGtttagatagacagacagacagacagacagacagacagacagacagacagacagacagacagacagacagacggacagacagacggacagacggacggacggacggacggacggacggacggacggacggacggacggacggacggacagacagacagacagacggacagacagacagacagacagagtaatACAGGTATAGAGAGAAGGGGTAATACAGGTATAGAGAGACGGTAATAAAggtatagagagacagacaaacagttaTACAGGTTTAGAGAGATAGAAATATaggtacagagagacagaaatataGGTATAGAGAGACCGAGTAATACAGGTATAAAGAGACAGTAATACTggtatagagagacagacaaagtaatatagagagacatacaggtatagagagacagagtaatATAGACACATAGAGTGATATCGattttgacagacagacagaatgataAGACTGAAAGACATATCGAATGATAGagggacagaccgacagagTGATATTGATATAGACAGACATTCAGACAGAGTGATatagagtgacagacagacccagAACGATAGAGTGACATGAGTGAGATACATAGatggatataaatatatatagatttgACTGACTTGTTGCCGAGATAATATTGATGAGAATAAACTCCTTATAAACAGGAACAAGGTGTGACGTCATGTATCGTGTCTTAGCGGGAGCTCTGCTCTTGCTCACAAtagtcgtttgtgtgtgtgtgtgtgtgttggccgaCGATCAGACTTCAGTCTGTTCATTAATTCAGCAAGTCGATGAGGTATCGCGTCTTCTTCTCACTGCCGCATTTAACAACCAAGTGGATCACTATTAAGCAAAGGGGCACGAAGTCATGCGCCTGTTGTCGCCACAACGTGTTTCAATGGAGCACTATGTGGCATCGGCCAGAAGGGGCGGGccgggagggagatgggagcgAAAGCGTTGACGGTTGCTtgctgtgtgtagtgtgtgttaaGTTGAGGAGTGCGTGTTAAGTTGTGCGGTGTGGACGGGAAGAGCACAGAGTCGACCCTTTTCGTTCCGCTTCAAGGGGAGGCATGATCTCGCCATTCCGCTGATCGCAGGAACACACCGGGGTAgaggtgttgtgtttgtgttgaggtgaaccagaggtAAGCCTGATGCTACGGCTTCTCATTCTGAAAGGACCGTAGGCCTACGtgtgttttaaaatgaacatGGCGCTGccgtcaggtgtgtgtgtgtgcgtgcgtgcgtgcataatGTGTGTAAACAGTGTAGAAGGTTGTTTGGTGCGTGTGTTCGATCAGGTGCTCTTCTTCAAACCGCCGTGTGCTAGGAGGAAGAGCCTACCTAACGGCAAACCACCACCGGTTCGCTTCAACGTGTGGAACCGGATATTGGATATTTGGTGACgtcattttacatatttttgtcGTTGCGAGTCGCAGGCCTACAATGATCCTCGACGAGTTCCTCTGCTGAACTCGTGTTGAGGCTGATTTGCATGTtgactcagtggcaacgccccTTCGAGGTCACTAAATCAAATCAAAGGTCGAGCCGACGCTTCGCTGCTCCGGTCTACACCTCAGTGGTAGTTTAGGGTACTGGAAAATATAGAACTGATTAGATAGAGCACTttacttaaagatcccatggcatgagaatttcactttctgaggttttctaacatcaATATGAGTtccctagcctacctatgctccccagtagctagaaatttcgtttggtgtaaaacgagctaTAGGCATTCTGCTACGCCTTTAAAATAATGAAGCTCAGACGGGCAGTTTTGGAATTTTTCcccgtatgtcgtcataaggggagatgccacctcccctttctctgccttgccagcccagagaatttggaccgccaatgagacaatgagctttgacggtgcgagcgccacatgtgtgtgtgtgtttgtgtgtgtaattattacacacactaacgcaagtgtgtgtacacttctttgtaatttggataaccgttctgctgttggtgtaatggcgcataacacgtcgggttctctgacgtctctgatatttccacaacaagactgtagttggggttatctcagccatggttgaaaaggaattgggggaaaggaactttggctttgactccctgaagtgcatgaaccacgacatggaggagaaagggttgttgcccgcgattgtctcccgcttgagccccgcttcccacTGCTCGCTGCCGGTctccctcggcagcgaggctccggcgggagacaatcgcgggcaacaatccctttctcccccaTGTAGTGGTTCAATCTaattcagattgatgtggacgtattaccggtataaacggtattaactttgaaactataggtcaaccgccttcttctctctcaactctcctctcacactcggtgacagcggctggcagcgcgccaattctcggggtcttataacgttctatatataatagtataatataatttatattacataatatcacggccaaaagctctgtgcgtctccggatggccgtagcgcggggagctcacgtagggattgggcttcgcggggtttgtttaccggcgttgctatggttaccggtcttgtgaggaagcacgtcaattctcggcCGCGACAATgctcccgcacagagcagaactgtggcctattctacacatttaaattttcttaattatattatattattcatttttactgaatttaaaaaaaaaaaaagaataaaaaatcgTTGTAGCAACACCGAGTACTCGGTGTTGGCCTCAccaccggtaacaccggtaataccgtatactgCGGCAACCCTactggaggcacacacagcttttgtccgtgataatatatattctatgatatagatatctatgtataatatgatagtatttagatatagagctccaggactcccgccggagcacccggagtgttctagaatatttagaGAACACGGCTGAAGGCTGTGTGCACCTCGCCATTGCGGTGTACATctactgtaaacagagcgcatggtaccgtggacaaaagctgctcagggccacacccccaccctccccctttacccgcctctctctcctcattcgCATTAAAGCTGCAGACACAGCAGGGTTGAcattaaggtttcaaaagcacttgctcatcgggcaagtacaggtcaggttcaacttgcccgaatgtgatgttcacttgcccaaattataatcagaatcgtgaacaggcctctttttgccaggcacgcggcctggttttggggggctCCGAAAAATCCTCCTAgatcagactgaagctgaatgttagcttccacacatgttgtgtttaaaaaataacaaacttccctttgtttacttatttatcgagcggtcacatcgtgccatgaagtgattacagtccaccgttgcaacctattaaagctatcaccaagttatatgtagacctgcatgatttcatgcaaatgtacttaactaaatgtcagaggtagtagcaaagatatgtattttttaactttcacgtttcttgtagctctaactgaatgatcacaatcgcgtttccagtagtgttgtcagtcacgatactggattttctaactttgaccctatacctggaaaaatatcg from Gadus morhua chromosome 19, gadMor3.0, whole genome shotgun sequence harbors:
- the LOC115532463 gene encoding LOW QUALITY PROTEIN: rab9 effector protein with kelch motifs (The sequence of the model RefSeq protein was modified relative to this genomic sequence to represent the inferred CDS: deleted 4 bases in 3 codons; substituted 1 base at 1 genomic stop codon), whose protein sequence is MALASGHWVEKESRGDAPSPRHGHALAVAGNVAFLFGGARSHQEDTEYLNDFYMLTVSPDHVTWEMIPHSGDIPAPRGGHAFCVVKGSLYLFGGTSDPSATACLPGVHCFDIVSLTWEELATGGVALRTLGHSSVAVGDSIYVYGGTVEGVASDDLMVFNTVSCAWTPVKTSGSQPSARFGPSCAVVGEQIFMFGGRGEEGEFYRDLHVLHTEKLVWERFQLKGESPAPCTEQTLTAHHDKDLYLFGGLTTEGDVHVSVNEIYKLSISDKLKWKVPLYVGIPPARRHGHTAFVLHSHIAMFHXQLYIFGGKNEEEEFNDLKVMKLINPSERQPVMKEILSEFGLQGVNHSFTPTRLPNIKYQLRHPPPSPPATRGHPATQVRVYRDFGAVRDQAMDMIHKAFSLLDQEFQKLDRGKLELAQAATALQTEREELRTQRQQQEQELEDMLDRHRSQNESWLKARALENDREKKELYILREEVLQEQEQLKEEQGNIQKRSQHLLSIMQQFR